One stretch of Serinicoccus hydrothermalis DNA includes these proteins:
- the rpsB gene encoding 30S ribosomal protein S2 gives MAVVTMRQLLESGVHFGHQTRRWNPKMKRFIMTERNGIYIIDLQQSLTYLNEAYDFVKQTVAHGGSILFVGTKKQAQESIAEQATRVGMPYVNHRWLGGMLTNFQTVSKRLTRMKELEEIDFDDVAGSGRTKKELLMMSREYDKLAKTLGGIRDMQKVPSAVWVVDTKKEHLAVTEARKLGLPVIAILDTNCDPDEVDYKIPGNDDAIRSVTLLTRVVADAVADGLIARSGGGSEAGAESEGGDNEPMAEWERELLAGAEENAAPAEAAAPAEAAAAEATEAEATEAAAATEAEATEVAEAQAAAETAEADAQTTQS, from the coding sequence ATGGCCGTCGTCACCATGCGCCAGCTCCTGGAGAGCGGCGTCCACTTCGGGCACCAGACCCGTCGCTGGAACCCCAAGATGAAGCGCTTCATCATGACCGAGCGCAACGGCATCTACATCATCGACCTGCAGCAGTCGCTGACCTACCTCAACGAGGCCTACGACTTCGTCAAGCAGACCGTCGCGCACGGCGGGTCGATCCTGTTCGTCGGCACCAAGAAGCAGGCGCAGGAGTCCATCGCCGAGCAGGCGACCCGGGTCGGGATGCCCTACGTCAACCACCGTTGGCTGGGCGGCATGCTCACCAACTTCCAGACCGTCTCCAAGCGGCTCACCCGCATGAAGGAGCTCGAGGAGATCGACTTCGACGACGTGGCCGGCAGCGGCCGCACGAAGAAGGAGCTGCTCATGATGAGCCGCGAGTACGACAAGCTCGCGAAGACGCTCGGCGGTATCCGTGACATGCAGAAGGTGCCCTCGGCCGTGTGGGTCGTCGACACCAAGAAGGAGCACCTGGCGGTCACCGAGGCGCGCAAGCTCGGCCTGCCGGTCATCGCCATCCTCGACACGAACTGCGACCCGGACGAGGTCGACTACAAGATCCCGGGCAACGACGACGCGATCCGCTCCGTCACGCTGCTGACCCGCGTGGTCGCCGACGCCGTCGCCGACGGTCTCATCGCCCGCTCCGGCGGTGGCAGCGAGGCCGGCGCCGAGAGCGAGGGTGGCGACAACGAGCCGATGGCCGAGTGGGAGCGTGAGCTGCTGGCCGGTGCCGAGGAGAACGCGGCGCCCGCGGAGGCCGCTGCGCCCGCCGAGGCCGCTGCTGCCGAGGCCACCGAGGCGGAGGCCACCGAGGCCGCCGCGGCCACCGAGGCGGAGGCCACCGAGGTCGCGGAGGCGCAGGCCGCTGCCGAGACCGCCGAGGCCGACGCCCAGACCACCCAGTCCTGA
- the tsf gene encoding translation elongation factor Ts produces the protein MANYTAADIKALRESTGAGMMDVKKALDEADGDTAKATDLLRVKGLKGVTKREGRSATNGLVRAQVDGGVGTLVEVNCETDFVAKGPNFGELADRVLAQAVAVQAADAEALLASELDGKTVKEVLDDANATIGEKIEVRRVARVEGDQVVSYLHKTMPDLPPQIGVLVATTGGDEQVARDIAMHVAAFSPSVLQRDEIDAETVESERRIAEETAREEGKPEQALPRIIEGRVNGYFKENVLLDQPFAKDNKKTVAKVAEEAGAQVTGFARFKVGV, from the coding sequence ATGGCGAACTACACCGCCGCTGACATCAAGGCCCTGCGCGAGTCCACCGGCGCCGGGATGATGGACGTCAAGAAGGCTCTCGACGAGGCCGACGGCGACACCGCGAAGGCGACCGACCTGCTGCGGGTCAAGGGCCTCAAGGGCGTCACCAAGCGTGAGGGCCGCTCGGCCACGAACGGTCTGGTGCGCGCCCAGGTCGACGGTGGCGTCGGCACGCTGGTCGAGGTCAACTGCGAGACCGACTTCGTCGCGAAGGGCCCGAACTTCGGCGAGCTGGCCGACCGCGTCCTGGCTCAGGCCGTGGCGGTCCAGGCCGCCGACGCCGAGGCCCTGCTGGCCTCCGAGCTCGACGGCAAGACCGTCAAGGAGGTCCTCGACGACGCCAACGCCACCATCGGCGAGAAGATCGAGGTGCGCCGCGTCGCCCGCGTCGAGGGCGACCAGGTCGTGTCCTACCTGCACAAGACGATGCCGGACCTGCCCCCGCAGATCGGTGTCCTCGTCGCCACCACCGGTGGGGACGAGCAGGTCGCCCGCGACATCGCGATGCACGTCGCGGCCTTCTCCCCGTCGGTGCTGCAGCGCGACGAGATCGACGCCGAGACCGTCGAGAGCGAGCGCCGCATCGCCGAGGAGACCGCCCGCGAGGAGGGCAAGCCCGAGCAGGCGCTGCCCCGCATCATCGAGGGCCGGGTCAACGGCTACTTCAAGGAGAACGTCCTCCTGGACCAGCCGTTCGCCAAGGACAACAAGAAGACGGTCGCCAAGGTGGCCGAGGAGGCCGGTGCGCAGGTCACCGGCTTCGCCCGCTTCAAGGTCGGCGTCTGA
- the pyrH gene encoding UMP kinase yields MTTTVPAPETQAGPESADLPRRVLLKLSGEAFGGGHVGVDPDVVKGIAHQIADAHRAGVEIAVVIGGGNFFRGAELQQRGMERARADYMGMLGTVMNCLALQDFLEKEGVDTRVQTAITMGQVAEPYIPRRAMRHLQKGRVVIFGAGAGMPYFSTDTVSAQRALEIKCDQVLMSKHGVDGVYTADPRRDADARKLDRLTFSEALSGNLRVVDAAAFSLCMDNALPMLVFGMDGEDSITRAIKGERIGTLVTAG; encoded by the coding sequence ATGACCACGACGGTGCCCGCGCCCGAGACCCAGGCAGGCCCCGAGTCCGCGGACCTGCCGAGGCGGGTCCTGCTCAAGCTCTCGGGGGAGGCCTTCGGCGGCGGCCACGTCGGCGTCGACCCGGACGTGGTCAAGGGGATCGCGCACCAGATCGCCGACGCGCACCGGGCAGGGGTCGAGATCGCGGTGGTCATCGGCGGGGGCAACTTCTTCCGCGGGGCCGAGCTGCAGCAGCGGGGTATGGAGCGCGCCCGCGCCGACTACATGGGGATGCTCGGCACCGTCATGAACTGCCTGGCGCTCCAGGACTTCCTCGAGAAGGAGGGCGTGGACACCCGCGTCCAGACCGCGATCACCATGGGCCAGGTCGCCGAGCCCTACATCCCGCGCCGCGCGATGCGGCACCTGCAGAAGGGCCGGGTCGTCATCTTCGGCGCCGGGGCCGGTATGCCCTACTTCTCCACCGACACCGTCTCGGCCCAGCGGGCGCTGGAGATCAAGTGCGACCAGGTCCTCATGAGCAAGCACGGCGTCGACGGGGTCTACACCGCCGACCCGCGCCGGGACGCCGACGCCCGCAAGCTGGACCGGCTGACCTTCTCCGAGGCGCTCAGCGGCAACTTGCGGGTGGTCGACGCGGCCGCCTTCAGCCTGTGCATGGACAACGCCCTGCCCATGCTCGTCTTCGGCATGGACGGCGAGGACTCCATCACCCGCGCCATCAAGGGTGAGAGGATCGGGACACTCGTCACGGCGGGCTGA
- the frr gene encoding ribosome recycling factor: protein MSEVVEMALLEAEEKMDKALDVAREDMTSIRTGRAHPGMFSKLEVDYYGAPTPLQQLASFSIQDARTVLITPYDKGAMKDIEKALREADLGANPSNDGNAIRIVMPQLTEERRREYIKLAHTKGEEAKVSVRHVRRHAKDQIDKAVKDGEIGEDEGTRGEKDLESLTKRHVDVVDDILKHKEAELLEV from the coding sequence ATGTCCGAGGTCGTCGAGATGGCCCTGCTGGAGGCCGAGGAGAAGATGGACAAGGCGCTGGACGTGGCGCGCGAGGACATGACGTCCATCCGCACCGGCCGCGCGCACCCGGGCATGTTCAGCAAGCTCGAGGTGGACTACTACGGTGCGCCGACGCCGCTGCAGCAGCTGGCCAGCTTCAGCATCCAGGACGCCCGCACCGTGCTCATCACCCCCTACGACAAGGGCGCGATGAAGGACATCGAGAAGGCGCTGCGCGAGGCCGACCTCGGCGCCAACCCCAGCAACGACGGCAACGCCATCCGCATCGTCATGCCGCAGCTCACCGAGGAGCGGCGCCGGGAGTACATCAAGCTGGCACACACCAAGGGCGAGGAGGCCAAGGTGTCGGTCCGGCACGTGCGCCGCCACGCCAAGGACCAGATCGACAAGGCCGTCAAGGACGGCGAGATCGGCGAGGACGAGGGCACCCGCGGCGAGAAGGACCTGGAGTCCCTCACCAAGCGCCACGTCGACGTCGTCGACGACATCCTCAAGCACAAGGAGGCCGAGCTGCTCGAGGTCTGA
- a CDS encoding phosphatidate cytidylyltransferase produces MTEPTTGTAAAEQPLTRRAARAARRAARAASPGRTPRAGRNLPAAIGVGVFLVLLIVASLVFWKPAFVYLVAAAAVVGVWELTEALRSGRVVAPLPPVLLSVGLVPLAYYGGPDALAVGFAAAAALVLLWRSFGYPEDAARDVAGGVFIVAYVPLLAGITSLMLAQPDGVGRIITFILVTIASDTGGYAVGVLRGRTPMAPSLSPKKSWEGFAGSVATSALTGVACVTLLLDGPWWAGAVVGAVAAAFATVGDLAESAIKRDLGIKDMGSILPGHGGVMDRLDSLVVTAPVCWALLRLFV; encoded by the coding sequence ATGACCGAGCCCACCACCGGCACCGCCGCCGCGGAGCAGCCCCTGACCAGGCGGGCGGCACGAGCGGCGCGGCGGGCGGCACGGGCCGCGTCCCCGGGCCGGACCCCTCGGGCCGGGCGCAACCTGCCCGCCGCGATCGGCGTCGGGGTCTTCCTCGTCCTGCTCATCGTCGCGAGCCTGGTCTTCTGGAAGCCGGCCTTCGTCTACCTCGTCGCCGCGGCCGCGGTCGTCGGGGTGTGGGAGCTGACGGAGGCGCTGCGCAGCGGCCGGGTCGTGGCCCCGCTGCCGCCCGTCCTGCTCTCGGTCGGGCTCGTCCCGCTCGCCTACTACGGAGGCCCGGACGCCCTCGCCGTGGGCTTCGCCGCGGCCGCCGCCCTCGTGCTCCTGTGGCGCAGCTTCGGCTACCCCGAGGACGCGGCGCGCGACGTCGCCGGCGGTGTCTTCATCGTGGCCTACGTGCCGCTGCTCGCCGGGATCACCTCGCTCATGCTGGCCCAGCCCGACGGGGTGGGCCGGATCATCACCTTCATCCTCGTCACCATCGCCTCGGACACCGGCGGGTATGCCGTGGGCGTCCTGCGCGGGCGGACCCCCATGGCGCCCTCGCTGTCGCCGAAGAAGTCGTGGGAGGGCTTCGCCGGGTCGGTCGCCACCAGCGCGCTGACCGGCGTCGCCTGCGTGACCCTGCTCCTCGACGGGCCGTGGTGGGCCGGTGCCGTCGTGGGCGCGGTGGCCGCGGCCTTCGCGACCGTGGGCGACCTGGCCGAGTCCGCGATCAAGCGCGACCTCGGCATCAAGGACATGGGCAGCATCCTGCCCGGGCACGGGGGAGTCATGGACCGGCTGGACTCCCTCGTCGTCACCGCCCCGGTCTGCTGGGCGCTGCTCCGGCTCTTCGTCTGA
- the rlmN gene encoding 23S rRNA (adenine(2503)-C(2))-methyltransferase RlmN has protein sequence MTTELPTPTTDRPAPGQLTFRAPRRGKAPTHLADHDLAGRKDWARELGIPAFRADQVSRHYFERLVTDAAQMTDLPKTGRSELVEGLLPPLLTPVRTLSADDGATLKQVHRLHDGAMVESVLMRYPGRVTMCISSQAGCGMNCPFCATGQAGLTRNLSTAEIVEQVVAAARALRHGDLHGGEEGTHDAQEALRVSNVVFMGMGEALANYKASLGAIHRLVDPAPEGLGMSARGVTMSTVGLVPGIDRLAGEGIPVTLALSLHAPDDELRDELVPINTRWKVDEALDAARRYFEATGRRVSIEYALIRDINDQAWRADLLGEKLNARGRGWVHVNPIPLNPTPGSKWTASRRGVEQQFVERLLAHGIPTTVRDTRGSDIDGACGQLAATV, from the coding sequence ATGACCACCGAGCTCCCCACCCCGACCACCGACCGCCCCGCCCCCGGTCAGCTGACCTTCCGCGCGCCGCGCCGGGGCAAGGCGCCCACCCACCTCGCCGACCACGACCTGGCCGGGCGCAAGGACTGGGCGCGCGAGCTGGGCATACCCGCCTTCCGTGCCGACCAGGTGAGCCGGCACTACTTCGAGCGGCTGGTCACCGACGCCGCCCAGATGACCGACCTGCCGAAGACCGGCCGGTCCGAGCTGGTCGAGGGGCTGCTCCCACCGCTGCTGACGCCGGTCCGCACGCTGTCGGCCGACGACGGTGCCACCCTCAAGCAGGTGCACCGCCTGCACGACGGCGCGATGGTCGAGTCGGTGCTCATGCGCTACCCGGGTCGGGTGACGATGTGCATCTCCAGCCAGGCCGGGTGCGGGATGAACTGCCCCTTCTGCGCGACCGGGCAGGCGGGCCTGACCCGCAACCTGTCGACCGCGGAGATCGTCGAGCAGGTCGTCGCGGCGGCCCGCGCGCTGCGGCACGGCGACCTGCACGGGGGTGAGGAGGGCACCCACGACGCGCAGGAGGCGCTGCGCGTCTCCAACGTCGTCTTCATGGGGATGGGCGAGGCGCTCGCCAACTACAAGGCCTCGCTCGGCGCCATCCACCGGCTCGTCGACCCCGCTCCGGAGGGGCTGGGTATGTCGGCGCGCGGTGTGACGATGTCCACCGTCGGGCTGGTGCCCGGGATCGACCGGCTGGCGGGAGAGGGCATACCGGTGACGCTGGCGCTGTCCCTGCACGCGCCCGACGACGAGCTGCGCGACGAGCTGGTGCCGATCAACACGCGCTGGAAGGTGGACGAGGCGCTCGACGCCGCCCGGCGCTACTTCGAGGCCACGGGGCGGCGCGTGTCGATCGAGTACGCCCTCATCCGCGACATCAACGACCAGGCCTGGCGCGCGGACCTGCTCGGCGAGAAGCTCAACGCCCGGGGGCGCGGCTGGGTGCACGTCAACCCCATCCCGCTCAACCCCACGCCGGGGAGCAAGTGGACCGCCTCGCGGCGCGGGGTCGAGCAGCAGTTCGTCGAGCGCCTCCTGGCCCACGGCATCCCCACGACGGTGCGCGACACCCGTGGCTCGGACATCGACGGCGCCTGCGGGCAGCTCGCCGCCACCGTCTGA
- a CDS encoding LOG family protein yields MQQRSRPVSDDVCDLEVGAGRVAEVRYRRVETRAAVAGREVEDRATWRRWLRSEGRLPPLRVQGLDLTADKELLLARQDLDDLVVLGGRLDDEVDAHLRATGALVFPAAPQAPIDPYRGHLYTAAELYAGLEQDGYAGTPDARAYRWFEDATLRHDAYVSALRAIHDDAMSDALAAVLDGRRAVGVMGGHALTRGTPEFAAAALLGHRLAESGAVVLTGGGPGAMEAANLGAWAADETLLQSALDTLAQAPGFAPDVGAWAEPALRLRDGAGEAAVPRRLRSVGIPTWYYGHEPPNVFGQLIAKFFSNALREDLLLAHSRDGLVVLPGAAGTVQEVFQMATRLYYEVDAQEGGLTPLVLVGREHWTTRLPVWQLLRALGQDRAMADALHLVDTVQEAADLIAPES; encoded by the coding sequence ATGCAGCAGCGCAGCCGGCCGGTCAGCGACGACGTGTGCGACCTCGAGGTCGGCGCGGGGCGCGTCGCGGAGGTCCGCTACCGCCGGGTGGAGACGCGCGCGGCGGTGGCCGGGCGCGAGGTCGAGGACCGGGCGACGTGGCGGCGGTGGCTGCGCTCCGAGGGTCGGCTGCCCCCGCTGCGGGTCCAGGGGCTCGACCTGACCGCGGACAAGGAGCTGCTGCTGGCCCGCCAAGACCTGGACGACCTCGTGGTCCTCGGCGGCCGCCTCGACGACGAGGTCGACGCGCACCTGCGTGCCACCGGTGCCCTGGTCTTCCCCGCCGCGCCGCAGGCCCCGATCGACCCCTACCGCGGTCACCTCTACACCGCCGCCGAGCTGTATGCCGGGCTCGAGCAGGACGGGTACGCCGGGACGCCCGACGCACGGGCATACCGCTGGTTCGAGGACGCCACGCTGCGCCACGACGCCTATGTCAGCGCGCTGCGCGCCATCCACGACGACGCGATGTCCGACGCCCTGGCCGCCGTGCTCGACGGGCGCCGGGCGGTGGGCGTCATGGGCGGGCACGCGCTGACCCGTGGCACCCCGGAGTTCGCCGCGGCCGCGCTGCTCGGGCACCGCCTGGCGGAGAGCGGTGCGGTGGTGCTCACCGGCGGCGGTCCGGGGGCGATGGAGGCGGCCAACCTCGGCGCCTGGGCGGCCGACGAGACGCTGCTGCAGAGCGCGCTGGACACCCTCGCGCAGGCGCCCGGGTTCGCGCCCGACGTCGGTGCCTGGGCCGAGCCCGCCCTGCGGCTGCGGGACGGGGCCGGCGAGGCAGCGGTGCCACGGCGGCTGCGCAGCGTGGGCATCCCCACCTGGTACTACGGGCACGAGCCGCCCAACGTCTTCGGCCAGCTCATCGCGAAGTTCTTCAGCAACGCGCTGCGCGAGGACCTGCTGCTGGCGCACTCCCGGGACGGCCTGGTGGTCCTGCCGGGGGCGGCCGGCACCGTGCAGGAGGTCTTCCAGATGGCGACCCGGCTCTACTACGAGGTCGACGCCCAGGAGGGCGGGCTGACGCCGCTCGTGCTCGTCGGTCGGGAGCACTGGACCACGCGGCTGCCGGTCTGGCAGCTCCTCCGGGCGCTCGGGCAGGACCGGGCGATGGCGGACGCCCTGCACCTGGTGGACACCGTGCAGGAGGCTGCCGACCTCATCGCACCGGAGAGCTGA
- a CDS encoding AMP-binding protein — protein MSSDATSPETYRDLVASSLSDPAGFWGEAAGAVDWIRRPSQVLDDSEPPFSRWFPDGTLNVCFNALDRHVVHGRADQTALIYDSPVTGTTRRYTYAELLDLVARFAGVLRDLGVGKGDRVVVYLPMVPEAVITMLACARIGAVHSVVFGGFAPAELAARIEDARPRVVVSASCGIEPSGVIAYKPMLDAAIERSAHTPEHCVILQREQQPCELGERDLDWATLMHPDAVAPAACVPVDATDPLYVLYTSGTTGRPKGIVRDSGGYAVALRWSMTHLYGVHPGETWFCASDVGWVVGHSYIVYAPLLTGATTILYEGKPVGTPDAGAFWRVIAEHGAMAAFTAPTAIRAITKQDPSAQLVGDYDLSALRALFLAGERLDPDTWAWATEHLGVPVIDNWWQTETGWPIAINPVGPDGALFEIRPGSPGPATAGWDVRVLDPQGEQAPAGTEGAICLRLPLPPGALPTLWQDDERFVSSYLSAHEGYYLSGDGGYVDEDGYVFVMGRTDDVLNVAGHRLSTGSLEEALAGHPAVAECAVIGVADQLKGQVPRGLVVLRAGTDTDEAGLARLQEELVARVRAEVGAVASLRRVDVVDALPKTRSGKILRRTMRQIADGETPLVPSTIEDPGVLDDLRTLLQG, from the coding sequence ATGAGCAGCGACGCCACCTCCCCGGAGACCTACCGCGACCTCGTCGCGAGCAGCCTGTCCGACCCGGCCGGGTTCTGGGGTGAGGCGGCCGGCGCCGTCGACTGGATCCGCCGACCGAGCCAGGTGCTCGACGACAGCGAGCCGCCCTTCTCCCGCTGGTTCCCCGACGGGACGCTCAACGTCTGCTTCAACGCCCTGGACCGGCACGTCGTGCACGGCCGCGCCGACCAGACGGCGCTCATCTACGACAGCCCCGTCACCGGCACGACCAGGCGCTACACGTACGCCGAGCTGCTGGACCTCGTGGCGCGCTTCGCCGGGGTTCTGCGCGACCTGGGCGTCGGCAAGGGCGACCGCGTCGTGGTCTACCTGCCGATGGTGCCCGAGGCCGTCATCACCATGCTCGCCTGCGCGCGCATCGGCGCGGTGCACTCGGTGGTCTTCGGCGGCTTCGCCCCGGCCGAGCTGGCCGCCCGGATCGAGGATGCCCGGCCCCGCGTCGTGGTGTCCGCCTCCTGCGGGATCGAGCCGTCCGGGGTCATCGCCTACAAGCCGATGCTGGACGCCGCGATCGAGCGGTCCGCGCACACCCCGGAGCACTGCGTGATCCTGCAGCGCGAGCAGCAGCCGTGCGAGCTGGGGGAGCGCGACCTCGACTGGGCCACGCTCATGCACCCGGACGCGGTGGCACCCGCGGCCTGCGTGCCGGTGGACGCGACCGACCCGCTCTACGTCCTCTACACCTCGGGCACCACCGGCCGCCCCAAGGGGATCGTGCGGGACAGCGGCGGGTATGCCGTCGCGCTGCGCTGGTCGATGACGCACCTCTACGGCGTGCACCCGGGGGAGACGTGGTTCTGCGCCTCGGACGTCGGGTGGGTCGTCGGGCACTCCTACATCGTCTACGCGCCGCTGCTCACCGGCGCGACGACGATCCTCTACGAGGGCAAGCCGGTCGGCACCCCGGACGCGGGCGCCTTCTGGCGGGTGATCGCCGAGCACGGGGCGATGGCCGCGTTCACGGCGCCCACCGCGATCCGGGCGATCACGAAGCAGGACCCGTCGGCCCAGCTGGTGGGGGACTACGACCTCTCCGCGCTCCGGGCGCTCTTCCTCGCCGGCGAGCGGCTGGACCCGGACACCTGGGCCTGGGCCACCGAGCACCTCGGGGTCCCGGTGATCGACAACTGGTGGCAGACCGAGACCGGCTGGCCGATCGCCATCAACCCCGTGGGGCCGGACGGCGCGCTCTTCGAGATCCGCCCGGGAAGCCCAGGGCCGGCGACGGCGGGCTGGGACGTGCGCGTGCTGGACCCGCAGGGGGAGCAGGCGCCCGCCGGCACCGAGGGCGCCATCTGCCTGAGGCTCCCGCTGCCCCCGGGGGCGCTGCCGACGCTGTGGCAGGACGACGAGCGCTTCGTCAGCTCCTACCTGTCCGCCCACGAGGGCTACTACCTCTCCGGTGACGGGGGCTACGTCGACGAGGACGGCTACGTCTTCGTCATGGGCCGGACCGACGACGTGCTCAACGTCGCCGGGCACCGGCTGTCGACCGGATCGCTCGAGGAGGCGCTGGCCGGCCACCCCGCGGTGGCCGAGTGCGCCGTCATCGGGGTCGCCGACCAGCTCAAGGGCCAGGTGCCGCGGGGGCTGGTCGTGCTCAGGGCGGGGACCGACACCGACGAGGCGGGGCTGGCCCGGCTGCAGGAGGAGCTCGTCGCGCGGGTGCGGGCCGAGGTGGGCGCCGTGGCCTCGCTGCGGCGGGTGGACGTCGTGGACGCCTTGCCGAAGACGCGCTCGGGCAAGATCCTGCGCCGCACCATGCGGCAGATCGCCGACGGCGAGACCCCGCTGGTGCCCTCCACCATCGAGGACCCCGGGGTGCTGGACGACCTGCGGACGCTGCTGCAGGGGTAG